In Haloplanus rubicundus, one DNA window encodes the following:
- a CDS encoding DUF2080 family transposase-associated protein, translating into MMDRFEIEGEEVLDGTAKPSGNSAHVIVPKRWRGADVKVVRVSDPDSDE; encoded by the coding sequence GTGATGGATAGGTTTGAAATCGAAGGAGAAGAAGTCCTCGACGGAACTGCAAAACCGTCGGGAAATAGTGCCCACGTCATCGTCCCCAAACGCTGGCGCGGAGCCGACGTGAAAGTCGTCCGCGTCTCCGACCCCGACTCAGACGAATAG